Proteins encoded by one window of Amaranthus tricolor cultivar Red isolate AtriRed21 chromosome 4, ASM2621246v1, whole genome shotgun sequence:
- the LOC130810598 gene encoding uncharacterized protein At4g08330, chloroplastic isoform X1: MDTANKNVEGYLTGSYRESFASQRHVSYSCGACGYELNLSSSNRNTATIGSKYGKSIKRGVISFFHIDESRFMKVDELKCVPYFVSKSSWGLFRRRTKLLCRKCGNLIGESDDGKTCPSTANEESNSNEPSIQRKYNIRIRSLQPSSSDQAGNVAAAAVHTTADGLYKIHLVLPLKVYKTNSMTR; this comes from the exons atggATACTGCAAATAAAAATGTTGAAGGTTACTTAACAGGAAGTTACAGGGAGTCTTTTGCTTCTCAAAGACATGTTTCTTACAG CTGTGGTGCATGTGGCTATGAGCTAAATTTGAGCTCATCTAACCGTAATACGGCTACCATtggctcaaaatacggaaaatCCATAAAGCGAGgtgtcatttcattttttcataTCGATGAGAGTAGATTTATGAAGGTTGATGAACTCAAATGCGTGCCTTATTTCGTCTCAAAGAGTTCGTGGGGATTATTCCGTAGAAGAACCAAACTACTTTGTCGCAAATGTGGAAATCTTATTGGTGAATCCGATGATGGTAAAACGTGCCCTTCAACTGCAAATGAAGAATCAAATTCCAATGAACCTTCCATTCAAAGAAAATACAACATCAGAATCCGTTCATTGCAACCGTCATCCTCTGATCAAGCTG GTAATGTTGCTGCTGCAGCTGTACACACTACTGCTGATGGGCTATACAAAATCCACTTGGTTTTACCGCTAAAGGTGTACAAAACAAATTCGATGACCCGATAA
- the LOC130810598 gene encoding uncharacterized protein At4g08330, chloroplastic isoform X2, producing the protein MDTANKNVEGYLTGSYRESFASQRHVSYSCGACGYELNLSSSNRNTATIGSKYGKSIKRGVISFFHIDESRFMKVDELKCVPYFVSKSSWGLFRRRTKLLCRKCGNLIGESDDGKTCPSTANEESNSNEPSIQRKYNIRIRSLQPSSSDQAVW; encoded by the exons atggATACTGCAAATAAAAATGTTGAAGGTTACTTAACAGGAAGTTACAGGGAGTCTTTTGCTTCTCAAAGACATGTTTCTTACAG CTGTGGTGCATGTGGCTATGAGCTAAATTTGAGCTCATCTAACCGTAATACGGCTACCATtggctcaaaatacggaaaatCCATAAAGCGAGgtgtcatttcattttttcataTCGATGAGAGTAGATTTATGAAGGTTGATGAACTCAAATGCGTGCCTTATTTCGTCTCAAAGAGTTCGTGGGGATTATTCCGTAGAAGAACCAAACTACTTTGTCGCAAATGTGGAAATCTTATTGGTGAATCCGATGATGGTAAAACGTGCCCTTCAACTGCAAATGAAGAATCAAATTCCAATGAACCTTCCATTCAAAGAAAATACAACATCAGAATCCGTTCATTGCAACCGTCATCCTCTGATCAAGCTG TATGGTAA
- the LOC130810603 gene encoding photosystem II 22 kDa protein, chloroplastic — translation MAQAMLLMPGISTNTLDFNRNALLKLQIHKIKPKSSSSYLFFSPLPSSSSSSSALRTLAIFKPKTKAPAKKVEKKPKLQVEDGLFGTSGGIGFTKENELFVGRVAMLGFAASLLGEAITGKGILAQLNLETGIPIYEAEPLLLFFILFTLLGAIGALGDRGRFVDDPPTGLEKAVIPPGKGVRSALGLKEGGPLFGFTKANELFVGRLAQLGFAFSLIGEIITGKGALAQLNIETGVPINEIEPLVLLNVLFFFVAAINPGTGKFITDEKED, via the exons atggCACAAGCAATGCTATTAATGCCTGGTATTTCTACTAATACTCTTGATTTCAATAGAAATGCATTGCTTAAACTTCAAATTCACAAGATTAAGCCTAAATCTTCATCTTCTTATCTCTTTTTCTCTCctcttccttcttcttcttcttcctcctctgcGTTAAGGACACTTGCTATCTTCAAGCCCAAAACCAAAGCTCCTGCTAAGAAG GTGGAAAAGAAGCCAAAGCTACAAGTTGAAGATGGACTGTTTGGAACATCCGGAGGAATTGGGTTCACCAAGGAGAATGAGTTGTTTGTGGGTCGTGTTGCTATGCTTGGATTTGCT gCATCATTGTTGGGAGAAGCTATAACAGGAAAGGGAATATTGGCACAACTAAATTTAGAAACTGGGATTCCAATCTATGAAGCAGAGCCATTGTTACTATTCTTCATCCTGTTTACATTGTTGGGAGCAATAGGAGCTCTTGGAGACAGGGGAAGGTTTGTGGATGACCCTCCCACTGGCCTTGAAAAGGCTGTTATTCCTCCTGGTAAAGGTGTTAGATCTGCTTTGGGTCTCAAGGAAGGAG GTCCTCTATTTGGATTCACAAAGGCAAATGAGCTATTTGTGGGAAGATTGGCACAACTAGGGTTTGCATTCTCATTGATAGGAGAAATTATAACAGGAAAGGGAGCACTTGCACAACTCAACATAGAAACAGGAGTTCCAATCAATGAAATAGAGCCATTAGTATTATTAAATGTTCTCTTCTTCTTTGTTGCTGCAATTAACCCTGGTACTGGTAAATTTATCACTGATGAGAAAGAAGACTAA
- the LOC130810604 gene encoding cytochrome c6, chloroplastic: MHKFLKNFVTPLVALLVVLFPISYTPVSFATIDTPRGAALFRKACIGCHDAGGNIIQPNATLFSKDLQRNEVDTEEELYNITYNGKGRMPGFGEKCMPRGQCTFGPRLLDEEIRLLAQFVKLQADNGWPNIDIYGP, from the coding sequence ATGCACAAGTTTTTGAAGAACTTTGTAACACCTCTTGTGGCGTTACTAGTAGTCTTATTTCCAATCTCCTACACTCCCGTCTCGTTTGCCACCATCGACACACCTCGAGGGGCGGCCTTGTTCCGAAAGGCGTGCATCGGATGTCATGATGCCGGCGGGAACATAATCCAGCCAAATGCAACCTTATTTTCTAAGGATCTTCAAAGAAATGAGGTTGACACTGAGGAAGAACTATATAACATTACCTACAATGGCAAAGGAAGAATGCCTGGATTTGGTGAAAAATGCATGCCAAGGGGTCAATGCACATTTGGGCCACGTTTACTAGATGAAGAAATCAGGCTTTTGGCCCAGTTTGTAAAGTTACAGGCTGATAATGGCTGGCCCAATATTGATATTTACGGTCCATAA
- the LOC130810569 gene encoding filament-like plant protein: MVKRKWLWGKKSSERSSGESESSSSMSSHSDMFSNDQETLDGSPSMIQSQEVDSEAVESVINREETDSREDSPRNPSDVQGIDVLENTSLNGNVCKISVNENTRGLSDTTLEKRSKDCLPVENKSLINVEETQGVKDAVQVNHDKDDDDCLKLLTEKLSAALVTVNLKDDLVKQHSKVAEEAVAGWEKAENEAAVLKQQLEDEVQKRSTLEGRVSHLDEALRECVRQLRLAKDEQERKINQAVAEKTAELEIVKTRLEDQFVELQATIETSRMNTPDLNLQHKVDSLEKENIELRQEFQYLSEELEVRTIERDLSTKAAETASKQHLESIKKVARLEAECRKLKSLSRVSSSSDERKSNAAAASFADTLSDNPSDSCYVVSVSECDSRKINGSWASALMAELDQFKHEKMVAKTHHVPSTDINLMDDFLEMERLVALPDNGPQVQSVSCAECPEKAAHEVENRLRMELQSMLCRTSELEETIRKVEAEKTELSMTLAQARSCLEESQVQLIETQMKLDQFERELQGANEGEKFYKSLFVQYETETNLMLSQINFLRAEVEREQALSGEKSARCEELASELKKKEEEMKIQQNALLSDELKMKELALDETRDCLEKSEAQLQQAVVKVKELEKELQDVNEEKKILNAELESMREEVQKRSFQIESLTEQVQKEQALVAELSTKTKEMDYELERKTLELDAQIRANSNNELKIKQEDLAIAATKLADCQQTIASLGSQLKSLATLEDFLIDTASIPGFTQSTPLMARLNEEPWKLHSNGTYLSEKDYEPLGNAQEDMILIAGHNRQDTRGSPASSSSSSSAFFLDYPGIEKNRNGFAHYFSLSRS; encoded by the exons ATGGTAAAGAGAAAATGGTTGTGGGGGAAGAAGTCTTCTGAGCGAAGTAGTGGTGAGAGTGAAAGCTCAAGTTCAATGTCTTCACATTCTGACATGTTCTCTAACGATCAG GAGACTCTAGATGGATCGCCAAGTATGATTCAGTCACAGGAGGTAGATTCTGAAGCCGTGGAAAGTGTAATCAACAGAGAAGAAACAGATTCGAGGGAAGATAGCCCTCGAAACCCGTCGGATGTTCAGGGAATCGATGTCTTAGAAAATACCTCATTGAATGGAAATGTGTGTAAAATTTCAGTAAATGAAAATACTCGAGGACTATCAGATACCACTTTGGAGAAGAGATCAAAAGATTGCCTTCCAGTTGAAAATAAGTCTCTCATTAACGTGGAGGAAACTCAAGGAGTAAAAGACGCAGTTCAAGTAAACCATGATAAAGACGATGATGATTGTCTCAAGCTTTTGACCGAAAAACTCTCTGCTGCTCTTGTGACTGTCAATCTTAAAGATGATCTTGTCAAGCAACATTCTAAAGTTGCCGAGGAAGCTGTCGCag GATGGGAGAAAGCTGAAAATGAAGCAGCTGTTCTGAAGCAACAACTTGAAGATGAAGTGCAGAAGAGGTCTACCCTGGAAGGCCGGGTAAGCCATCTCGATGAAGCTCTGAGAGAGTGTGTCAGGCAGCTGAGACTTGCAAAGGATGAGCAAGAACGGAAAATAAATCAAGCCGTGGCTGAGAAAACTGCCGAATTGGAAATTGTCAAAACGAGGCTTGAGGACCAGTTTGTTGAGCTTCAGGCTACGATAGAGACTTCGAGAATGAATACTCCCGATCTTAACCTCCAACATAAAGTTGACTCGTTAGAGAAAGAAAATATAGAACTTAGACAGGAGTTTCAATATTTATCGGAAGAACTCGAGGTACGGACCATTGAGAGGGATCTGAGCACTAAAGCTGCGGAAACAGCTAGCAAGCAACATTTAGAGAGCATAAAAAAGGTGGCTAGGCTTGAGGCTGAGTGTAGAAAGCTAAAATCACTTTCACGAGTTTCTTCATCGAGCGATGAGCGCAAGTCCAATGCTGCTGCTGCCTCATTTGCCGATACACTAAGCGACAACCCATCAGATAGTTGTTACGTAGTAAGTGTTTCGGAATGTGATAGCCGTAAGATAAACGGTTCATGGGCTTCAGCCTTAATGGCGGAGCTCGATCAGTTCAAGCATGAGAAAATGGTTGCAAAAACCCATCATGTACCCTCTACGGACATCAATCTTATGGACGATTTCCTAGAAATGGAGCGGCTTGTTGCCTTGCCTGATAACGGTCCTCAGGTTCAATCTGTTAGTTGTGCTGAATGCCCTGAAAAGGCAGCACATGAGGTAGAAAACAGGTTAAGAATGGAGCTTCAATCAATGTTGTGTCGAACGTCTGAACTTGAGGAAACTATACGCAAAGTGGAAGCCGAGAAGACTGAATTGTCAATGACATTGGCGCAAGCTCGAAGTTGTTTGGAGGAATCACAAGTACAGTTAATAGAAACCCAAATGAAGCTGGATCAATTCGAGAGAGAGCTACAAGGGGCGAATGAAGGGGAGAAGTTTTACAAGAGTCTGTTCGTACAATATGAGACGGAAACTAACTTGATGTTGTCTCAGATAAATTTTCTGCGTGCTGAAGTAGAAAGAGAACAAGCATTATCCGGGGAAAAATCTGCAAGGTGTGAGGAATTAGCGAGCGAGCTtaaaaagaaggaagaagaaatgaaaattcaGCAAAATGCATTGTTGAGTGATGAACTCAAAATGAAGGAATTGGCTTTGGATGAAACTCGGGATTGCTTGGAAAAGTCAGAGGCTCAGCTGCAGCAGGCTGTAGTGAAGGTCAAGGAGCTTGAGAAGGAGCTACAAGATGTTAATGAAGAGAAGAAAATCTTGAATGCCGAACTTGAAAGTATGCGAGAAGAAGTTCAAAAACGGTCCTTTCAGATTGAATCGTTGACCGAGCAGGTGCAGAAGGAACAAGCTTTGGTTGCGGAACTTTCCACTAAAACTAAAGAAATGGATTATGAATTGGAGAGAAAGACCCTTGAGCTTGATGCTCAGATAAGAGCGAACTCTAATAACGAGTTGAAGATAAAGCAG GAAGATCTTGCCATCGCAGCTACAAAACTCGCTGATTGTCAGCAAACAATCGCATCTCTAGGAAGCCAGCTAAAGTCTCTAGCAACATTGGAAGATTTTCTTATCGACACTGCAAGTATTCCGGGGTTTACCCAATCCACACCGTTGATGGCTAGGCTTAATGAGGAGCCATGGAAGCTTCATTCAAATGGTACATATCTGTCCGAGAAAGACTACGAACCGTTGGGTAATGCTCAGGAAGACATGATACTAATTGCGGGTCACAATCGACAGGATACAAGAGGGTCcccagcatcatcatcatcgtcctcGTCTGCTTTCTTCTTAGATTACCCGGGTATTGAGAAAAATAGGAATGGATTTGCACATTATTTTTCTCTTAGCAGAAGTTAA